The window GAGGTTGCTGAGAAATACAAAAGCCTCATCCTTGAGGTTAAAAACACTAAGGACAACTCCACTGTTCAGTCCGATGTTATCATCGGTCAGAAAGCTGAAGTTCAGGGCACTCCCTTTGCAGTTGAAGTTGAGTACTACATGCCCGATTTCGTTATCGAGTCTGACGGTACCATCACAACAAGAAGCGCAGACGAGAAAAACCCTGTAGCCAAGATCAAGGTCTACAAAATGAACGAAGTGTTCTTCGACGGATGGCTGTTCAAAAACCACCCCACAGAGCACGGCAACTTTAACGACCCCAACTACAGCATTACGATAATCAGCTCTAAGTAAGTTATAAGCCCCGCTTCCTGCGGGGCTTTCTTTTATCCGGCGTCTATATGCTGCGCATCACTGCGTCAGCTTCTCTTCGGAACTGCTCACATACTTATGTGTATGCTCGCAGCCCTCTCATCGAATCTTCCTTGTCCTGCTTGCATCTATCCTCCGTATTTCTTAATTTCCGTCACTCTGAGCTTTGCGAAGAGTCTCATTTCTCCGATTCCAGTCACTGCGAGGGCTTCAGCCCGTGGCAGTCTTCCACGTTCAGGCAGGCTGATGTTTAGGTTTACTGTGCTTGGAAGTCTGCTTCACTGCGTTCGCAGAGACGAAAAGATTGTCACTCTGAGCTTTGCGAAGAGTCTCACTCCGATTCCAGTCACTGCGAGGGCATAGCCCGTGGCAGTCTTCCACGTTCGGGCAGGCTGATGTTTAGGGTTACTGCGCTTGGAAGTCTGTTTCACTGCGTTCGCAGAGACGAAAGGATTGTCACTCTGAGCATAGCGAAGAGTCTCGTTTCTCTGATTCCAGTCACTGCGAGGGCTTTAGTCCGTGGCAGTCTTCCACCTTCAGGCAGGCTGATGTTTAGGTTTACTGTGCTTGGAAGTCTGCTTCACTGCGTTCGCAGAGACGAAAATAGATTGTCTCTCTGAGCTTTGCGAAGAGTCTCATTTTTCCGATTCCAGTCACTGCGAGGGCATAGCCCGTGGCAGTCTTCCACCTTCAGGCAGGCTGATGTTTAGGATTACTGAGCTTGGAAGACTGCTTCACAGCGTTCGCAGAGACGAAAAGAGATTGTCACTCTGAGCGTAGTGAAGAGTCTCATTACTCTGATTCCAGTCACTGCGAGGGCTTCAGCCCGTGGCAGTCTTCCACGTTCAGGCAGGCTGATGTTTAGGTTTACTGTGCTTGGAAGTCTGCTTCACTGCTTTTGCAAAGACGAAAGGATTGTCACTCTGAGCTTTGCGAAGAGTCTCATTACTCTGATTCCAGTCACTGCGAGGGCGCATAGCCCGTGGCAGTCTTCCACGTTCGGGCAGGCTGATGTTTAGTGTTACTGTGCTTGGAAGTCTGCTTCACAGCGTTCGCAGAGACGAAAAGATTGTCTCTCTGAGCATAGCGAAGAGTCTCATTTCTCTGATTCCAGTCACTGCGAGGGCTTCAGCCCGTGGCAGTCTTCCACCTTCAGGCAGGCTGATGTTTAGGTTTACTGTGCTTGGAAGTCTGCTTCACTGCGTTCGCAGAGACGAAAATAGATTGTCTCTCTGAGCATAGCGAAGAGTCTCACAGCGTCTTCTTAGAATTGATTGTCAGATTATTTCGCAGAGGCAGGCGAGGGTGTCGCCGTCGAAGATTGAAACTATGCGGCTCTTATCCTCATCAGCTATCCTGACATCCACAAATTCGGTTTCGGGTTTTATCTCGTGGTTGTAGAAAAGTCCCACGGTTTTTCCTGTGAAATCCATATCTGAGGATGCAAGCGAAAGCAGTTCGCCGTAGCGGATGTTGTTCATATGTCCGTTTATGTCGAAATCGGCGGGGCGGAGCTGAACACGCACTGATCTGTCGTATTTTTCCGCATCCTTTCTGTCCCAGCCGTCGATCATACTGCACATGTTGCAGACGTTTTCGCTCTGGTAGTCCTCATACATCTGGGGAGTGACCCTGACGGGACGCTTTCTTTCTATGTCGATATAAAGCCAGATGCTGGAGCCTTTTATACAGATTTCCCCGTCCGCTCTTATCTCATAGTTTCTGAAACCCTTGAACCTGTCCAGTCCTCTGGACCAGGTGCGTACGCTCAGCTCCTGAGCAAAGTCGGGAAACTTTTCTGCGTGTGCCATTAATCTGTTGAGGATCCAGATGTTTCCTCTGCCCATGTAGGTGTCGGCGGAGTAGCCGACGCTTGCCGAATGAGCCACTGCGGCTTCCTGAAATATCTTCAGTACAGCGTCAAAGCGCAGTTTCTTGTCAGCACCGTAGTCAGAGATATCTTTTGTTCTGATGTAATCGTAAAACATTTGTAATGTTAACTCCTAAATTCGCTAAAGGTCAATCTTTTTGCTATGCAAATGAATAATGTGACCGCTATAATGCCGGAAAAACCGGAGGAGAATATGGAAGTTACCGTTCAGAAATTTGAAGATATCAGAACCGCAAGCGTCCGCCACGTTGGCACATACGACCAGTGTACGCCCGCATGGATGACGCTGATGATGAATCCCGCAGTTATGCCCCTTGTTAATGATAAAGCTCTTTTCATTGGCGTCTGCCACGACGACCCCTCAAAGACCGACCAGTGCCGCTATGACGCATGCGTCAGCTGTCCCGATGATTTTCAGGCGGCGGCTCCCATCGCCGTAACGGTTATCGAGGGCGGAGACTATGCCGTATACAGGCACACAGGCTCTTACAGAGGCCTTGAGCAGGTCTATCACGATCTGTTCGAAAAATGGCTCCCCGCAAGCGGCAGAAGCTATAAATCGGGCGCTCCCACCGTGCAGATATACAGAAATCTGCCCATCAACACCGCAGAAGAGAACCTTATCACAGACGTACTGATCCCTCTGGCTTAAATATTAAGGCTGTGCCCTATGTTATCATACCGAGAATGTAGGGCACGGCATATTCCGTTGTAAGTATCCTTTCGCCTGCGGAGAACTGCTGAAAGCCGTATCTTTCGAAGGTATCGAGCTCTTTCTGAATGAATCCGCCCTCACAGCCCACAGCCAGACACATGGGTTTAGGAAATTCCTTTCTGAAACTTCCCGCAGGATGTGCAATGAACCTGTTCGGTATCTCCGTCTTCTCAAGCACTTCTCCGGCAAATTCCATAAAAAATCTGTGCAGTGTTACCTTTGGCAGAATGGTATCTTTCGACTGCTGGAGAGCATCGAATAGGTGCTCGTCTATCTTATCCCTTTCCAGATATGGGCTTTCCCAGTAACTCTTGTCAACCCGCCATGAGTTTATGATGTGGATATCTTTTATTCCTGCGCAGGCAAGACCGAAAAGCACACGGCGAAAGACCTTCGGACGTGGAAGGGCAAGAATGACCGTAACTGGCAGAGGAGCCGGTGCCTGTGCATTGCAGTCCGGTCTGAGTGTGATGCAGGTGTCGGTGATATTCAGAATTTCAGCTGTTCCAAGCCCGCCGCCGAGGATTCCAGCCTTAAGGCTGTCCCCTTCGGATGCTTTCAGAACATTCTTTATGTGAGTGTGGCGGGTGTCGCTTAAAACCGCCGTGCCGCCGGATATCTCTTCCGGTCTGATAAGGATTATGTTCATGGCTGACTATAGGATAGGCTGTTGAAAATGTAAAGGGGCGGCTGTCCGGAAATAACAGCCGCCCGGGTATTACTTATGGTGTGTGTGGATTATTCAGCTTCGGGTTCCGGTTCGCAGCCGCACTTTCTGAATTTGATAAAGAAAGCCGCTGTAGCTGCCGCCGAAACAACAAGACCGATGTAGGTCGATACCTGCAGATCCAGCCCGAAACCGATGGGCTGATTTGCGAGGTAGGTTGTAACCACCACTGTCATGAACATAGCGGGGATGGTTGCAATCCAGTGGAGCTTATTGTTCTGGATGAGATATGCCGCAGCCGCCCAGAGAACGACAGTGGCCAGAGTCTGGTTTGCCCAGCCGAAATATCTCCAGATTATGTCGAACTCGGTGAGAGAGATAAGAAAGCCGACGACAAACAGAGGAACAGCGATGGCAAGCCTTTTGAAATAGCCTTTCTGTTCCATGTTCAGCATCTCAGCGATGATAAGTCGTGCGCTTCTGAAAGCGGTATCGCCTGATGTGATGGGGAGTATCACAACACCTACCACAGCAAGGATGCCTCCGAATCCGCCGAGAAGTGTTGTCGAAACTTCGTTAACAACGTATGCCGGACCGCCCTTTGCCAGTGCCGCTCCAAGCTCGGGTGAGCCGTAGTAGAAAGTCATGCCGAGGGTTGCCCAGATAAGAGCTATCGCTCCCTCGCCGATCATTGCACCGTAGAAAACAGCCTTGCCCCTTTTTTCGCTTTTCAGGCATCTTGCCATCATTGGCGACTGGGTAGCATGGAAACCGCTGAGAGCTCCGCAGGCTATTGTTATGAACATCAGAGGCCACATGGGCAGATCTGTGGGATGAAC of the Seleniivibrio woodruffii genome contains:
- a CDS encoding AraC family transcriptional regulator, with the protein product MEVTVQKFEDIRTASVRHVGTYDQCTPAWMTLMMNPAVMPLVNDKALFIGVCHDDPSKTDQCRYDACVSCPDDFQAAAPIAVTVIEGGDYAVYRHTGSYRGLEQVYHDLFEKWLPASGRSYKSGAPTVQIYRNLPINTAEENLITDVLIPLA
- a CDS encoding 16S rRNA (uracil(1498)-N(3))-methyltransferase; protein product: MNIILIRPEEISGGTAVLSDTRHTHIKNVLKASEGDSLKAGILGGGLGTAEILNITDTCITLRPDCNAQAPAPLPVTVILALPRPKVFRRVLFGLACAGIKDIHIINSWRVDKSYWESPYLERDKIDEHLFDALQQSKDTILPKVTLHRFFMEFAGEVLEKTEIPNRFIAHPAGSFRKEFPKPMCLAVGCEGGFIQKELDTFERYGFQQFSAGERILTTEYAVPYILGMIT
- a CDS encoding carbon starvation CstA family protein, with the translated sequence MLIFFGCLALLVLGYVVYGTLVDRIFGSDENRPTPASTMYDGVDYVEMPTWKIWLIQLLNIAGLGPIFGPILGALYGPSALLWIVFGSIFAGAVHDYFSGMLSLRYNGASVPDVVGQNLGNVFKQFMRWFSVILLLLVGIVFVLGPAKLLTNMTHISVPVLVGLIFAYYSLATIMPIDKIIGKIYPLFGAVLLFMAVGLTVALIVQGHEFYPQRTLSNVHPTDLPMWPLMFITIACGALSGFHATQSPMMARCLKSEKRGKAVFYGAMIGEGAIALIWATLGMTFYYGSPELGAALAKGGPAYVVNEVSTTLLGGFGGILAVVGVVILPITSGDTAFRSARLIIAEMLNMEQKGYFKRLAIAVPLFVVGFLISLTEFDIIWRYFGWANQTLATVVLWAAAAYLIQNNKLHWIATIPAMFMTVVVTTYLANQPIGFGLDLQVSTYIGLVVSAAATAAFFIKFRKCGCEPEPEAE
- a CDS encoding acyl-[acyl-carrier-protein] thioesterase translates to MFYDYIRTKDISDYGADKKLRFDAVLKIFQEAAVAHSASVGYSADTYMGRGNIWILNRLMAHAEKFPDFAQELSVRTWSRGLDRFKGFRNYEIRADGEICIKGSSIWLYIDIERKRPVRVTPQMYEDYQSENVCNMCSMIDGWDRKDAEKYDRSVRVQLRPADFDINGHMNNIRYGELLSLASSDMDFTGKTVGLFYNHEIKPETEFVDVRIADEDKSRIVSIFDGDTLACLCEII